A region of Ignavibacteriota bacterium DNA encodes the following proteins:
- a CDS encoding glycosyltransferase family 2 protein, with protein sequence MIKNKKIIVVLPAYNAASTLEKTYSEIPFDIVDEVVLVDDFSRDNTADEAGRLGIKHIIRHEKNKGYGGNQKTCYNKALELGGDIIIMLHPDYQYTPQLIESMSYIIANGIYPVVLGSRILGKGALKGGMPRYKYISNRFLTFVQNILINQKLSEYHTGYRAFSADVLKSIQYNKNSDDFVFDNQMLSQIFFAGFEIAEITCPTKYFPEASSINFSRSVKYGLGVLKVSLTHMLNKIGILKSDLYYN encoded by the coding sequence ATGATTAAAAATAAGAAAATTATTGTTGTCCTTCCGGCTTACAATGCAGCATCAACTCTTGAAAAAACATATAGTGAAATTCCTTTTGATATAGTAGATGAAGTTGTATTAGTAGATGATTTCAGCCGTGACAATACAGCTGATGAAGCCGGAAGACTTGGCATAAAGCACATCATAAGACACGAAAAAAATAAGGGTTATGGTGGCAATCAAAAAACTTGCTACAACAAAGCATTAGAGTTGGGTGGCGATATTATAATTATGCTACATCCTGATTACCAATATACTCCACAACTGATTGAATCTATGTCTTATATCATTGCAAATGGAATTTATCCTGTAGTTTTAGGTTCAAGAATATTGGGAAAAGGGGCACTTAAAGGCGGTATGCCACGCTACAAGTATATTTCAAACAGATTTCTTACATTTGTTCAAAATATATTGATAAATCAAAAATTATCTGAGTATCATACAGGTTACAGAGCATTTTCGGCTGATGTTTTGAAAAGTATTCAATACAACAAAAATTCAGATGACTTTGTTTTTGATAATCAAATGCTTTCACAAATATTTTTTGCCGGATTTGAAATTGCTGAAATTACATGTCCAACAAAATATTTTCCTGAAGCATCATCTATAAATTTTTCCAGAAGTGTTAAATATGGTCTCGGAGTTTTGAAAGTATCTCTGACACATATGTTAAATAAAATTGGGATATTGAAATCAGATTTATACTACAATTGA
- a CDS encoding YbaN family protein, protein MNEYKIEPNIFKRFFYQFMGIFCVILGIIGIFLPVWPTTIFIILAAWFFIRSSEKYYEMLIRNKMFGRMIRNYREFRGIESKARIKSLILTWLTLGVSFFLVEILWVRLILIAVGIGVTWHLYALKTLTEDEIRRLDNATN, encoded by the coding sequence ATGAATGAATACAAGATAGAACCAAATATATTTAAGCGTTTTTTCTATCAGTTTATGGGGATTTTTTGTGTAATTTTGGGAATCATCGGTATATTTTTACCTGTATGGCCCACGACAATATTCATAATACTTGCAGCATGGTTTTTTATTCGAAGCTCTGAAAAATATTACGAGATGCTTATCAGAAACAAAATGTTTGGAAGAATGATAAGAAATTATCGCGAATTCAGAGGAATTGAATCAAAAGCAAGAATTAAATCCTTAATTTTGACATGGCTTACGCTTGGCGTATCATTTTTTTTGGTGGAAATTTTATGGGTGAGATTGATTTTGATTGCTGTTGGTATCGGAGTAACTTGGCACTTGTATGCACTAAAAACCTTAACTGAAGATGAAATCAGGAGATTAGACAATGCAACAAATTGA
- a CDS encoding cytidine deaminase codes for MQQIDLKKMNDEEKLLVDKAVEMIDYSYSPYSKYKVGAALMDSSGKIHSGCNIESVDFTLTSHAEMVAIDSMVKTGCIEVKSIAVAARGISNKPPTPCGLCRQKISEFNNDGSCKILLVNLDEKYRIKNIFRTTLDELLPYSFSSEFL; via the coding sequence ATGCAACAAATTGATTTAAAAAAAATGAATGATGAAGAAAAATTATTGGTTGACAAAGCCGTTGAAATGATTGATTACAGCTATTCACCATATTCCAAATACAAAGTCGGAGCTGCACTTATGGATAGTTCAGGCAAAATTCATTCAGGATGTAATATTGAAAGTGTTGATTTTACTCTGACATCACACGCCGAAATGGTAGCGATTGATTCGATGGTCAAAACCGGATGCATTGAAGTTAAATCTATAGCTGTTGCTGCAAGGGGAATAAGCAATAAGCCACCAACACCATGTGGACTCTGCCGTCAGAAAATATCAGAATTCAATAATGATGGTAGCTGTAAAATATTATTAGTAAATTTAGATGAAAAATACAGAATAAAAAATATTTTCAGAACAACTTTAGATGAATTGCTTCCGTATTCTTTCAGCTCGGAATTTTTATAA